The nucleotide window GCCTGTCGTGGAGGTTCAATCGCGACATGGGCAGAGAGATGCCTTCCTCATCCGGGCTCCACAGGCTGACCCGGACCTGACCTCGCTCGTCAGGCTCCGCCGGCTGCCCGGCAGGGCCGAGCACATGCGCCACGTGGTAGCCGGGAATGCTGGGCCTGGGATGCTTGAGGGCAGGCCTGAACACGGTGGACCAGGGGATGGCCGAGAACTTGTTCCGATAGTCCTTGGCCGACGCCACGGGCGGCTGATTCGCTTCCAGAATCGAAAACTGTCGCCCGCGATGCTGGACCTCGACAACCAGCCATTGATCGTTGAACGTCGATACCGGGTGTTCGCCGATCTGCACGATGTGGCCGCTGCGCAGGGCCGGTTGAGTGCTGTGACCGTGGATCTCCCGCTGCCGGCAGCGCAGGCGTTCCAGGTTCCGGCGCCCGATCTGATAAGTGTGAGCCAATGCTGGATTGCTCCGCATCGCCTCGTGATCGCTACCGTTGAGCCCGTGATTCGCGGCGCCGGTTTCGGCGGACGGCATTGCCCGCTCGGCGAAGCGGCCGGGCAGGGCAGACATCGTCGGGTGGTGGCGCTGGTACAGCCGCTCGAGTGCCGGTTGCTCATCGGCCTGCGTCCGCAGTGTCAGTTCGACTGCCCGTGCGGGGAAGCTCTTGGGATCTTCGGCGAACACCAGGACATGGCCGGAAGGGGAGTGTTCGAAATGGTAGTGAATGCCTTCTTGCTCACATAGCCGTTGCAGCAGCTCCAGGTCGCTTTCCTCGTATTGGATACAGAACGGGCGGGATGGGTACTGGCCGTGGGGCAGTTCGAAACGGTAGCTGTGGGCGGGCAGCGCGTTGTCGTCCAGCAGGCGTTGCAGGACCTGTACGACGCTGAGCTGATGGAAAACCCGCCGTCTCGGGCCATGTTCCAGACGCTGGAGATGCGGAACCAGCGTCAGGCGATAGCCGATACGGTGCGGCGCATCGGCGCTCAGGCTGACGCTGTGGACGATGCCATGTACACCGGACTCACCGTCCAGGCGCAGGAACGCCGGTTG belongs to Pseudomonas sp. B21-028 and includes:
- a CDS encoding type VI secretion system Vgr family protein produces the protein MRNDTESPFSLTLMQSDLRLQVLRFSGREALNQPYRFDLELIGLAPPINPDTLLGQPAFLRLDGESGVHGIVHSVSLSADAPHRIGYRLTLVPHLQRLEHGPRRRVFHQLSVVQVLQRLLDDNALPAHSYRFELPHGQYPSRPFCIQYEESDLELLQRLCEQEGIHYHFEHSPSGHVLVFAEDPKSFPARAVELTLRTQADEQPALERLYQRHHPTMSALPGRFAERAMPSAETGAANHGLNGSDHEAMRSNPALAHTYQIGRRNLERLRCRQREIHGHSTQPALRSGHIVQIGEHPVSTFNDQWLVVEVQHRGRQFSILEANQPPVASAKDYRNKFSAIPWSTVFRPALKHPRPSIPGYHVAHVLGPAGQPAEPDERGQVRVSLWSPDEEGISLPMSRLNLHDRPLLMAGSEVLVSFLDGDPDRPVLCPGGIDSSGGRVMASPKPASGNADVRLLFDWLLNPPDTTP